Proteins co-encoded in one Myotis daubentonii chromosome 8, mMyoDau2.1, whole genome shotgun sequence genomic window:
- the SRSF6 gene encoding serine/arginine-rich splicing factor 6, with protein MPRVYIGRLSYHVREKDIQRFFSGYGRLLEIDLKNGYGFVEFEDSRDADDAVYELNGKDLCGERVIVEHARGPRRDRDGYSYGSRSGGGGYSSRRTSGRDKYGPPVRTEFRLIVENLSSRCSWQDLKDFMRQAGEVTYADAHKERTNEGVIEFRSYSDMKRALDKLDGTEINGRNIRLIEDKARTSHRRSYSGSRSRSRSRRRSRSRSRRSSRSRSRSVSKSRSRSRSRSKGRSRSRSKGRKSRSKSKSKPKSDRGSRSRSRSRSKDEYEKSRSRSRSRSRSPKENGKGDIKSKSRSRSQSRSKSPLPAPPSKAHSVSPPPKRASRSRSRSHSKSRSRSRSSSRD; from the exons ATGCCGCGCGTCTACATAGGGCGCCTTAGCTACCACGTCCGGGAGAAGGACATTCAGCGCTTTTTCAGTGGCTATGGCCGCCTCCTTGAAATAGACCTCAAAAATGG GTACGGCTTCGTGGAGTTCGAGGACTCCCGCGACGCCGACGACGCCGTTTACGAGCTGAACGGCAAGGACCTCTGCGGCGAGCGCGTGATCGTGGAGCACGCCCGGGGCCCGCGCCGGGATCGCGACGGCTACAGTTACGGAAGCCGCA GTGGTGGAGGTGGATACAGCAGTCGGAGAACTTCTGGCAGAGACAAATATGGACCACCTGTTCGTACAGAATTCAGACTTATTGTAGAAAATCTTTCTAGTCGCTGCAGTTGGCAAGATTTAAAG GATTTCATGAGACAAGCAGGTGAAGTAACCTATGCGGATGCTCACAAAGAACGCACAAACGAAGGCGTTATTGAGTTTCGCTCCTACTCTGACATGAAACGTGCGCTGGATAAACTAGATGGTACAGAAATCAATGGCAGAAATATTAGGCTCATTGAGGATAAAGCACGAACGAGCCATAGGCGGTCTTACTCTGGAAGCAGATCAAG GTCACGGTCTAGAAGGAGGTCACGAAGTAGGAGTCGCAGGAGCAGCCGCAGTAGATCTCGAAGTGTCTCAAAAAGCCGATCCCG ATCCAGGTCTCGGAGCAAAGGTCGATCACGTTCTCGGTCCAAAGGCAGGAAATCTAGATCAAAGAGCAAATCAAAGCCCAAGTCTGATCGAGGCTCCCGTTCACGCTCTCGAAGCAGGTCTAAGGATGAGTATGAGAAATCTCGAAGCAGGTCTCGGTCTCGATCTCGTTCCcccaaagaaaatggaaaaggtgATATAAAGTCAAAGTCTAGATCGAGGAGCCAGTCTCGTTCCAAATCTCCCCTACCTGCTCCTCCCTCAAAGGCTCATTCTGTGTCCCCTCCACCAAAAAGAGCTTCAAGATCTCGCTCTAGATCTCACTCAAAGTCAAGGTCACGGTCCAGATCAAGTTCCAGAGATTAA